The following are encoded together in the Chiroxiphia lanceolata isolate bChiLan1 chromosome 8, bChiLan1.pri, whole genome shotgun sequence genome:
- the LOC116790609 gene encoding solute carrier family 22 member 15-like, with protein MPRAPPAPFGGCGGALVPNPPPTVLAGPGPVLPPRRQRVRLYGRGGARLGWARLSPAGRRCGRAMAAGPGPGLELGLDVEEALAAAGPFGRGQRRLTALLVLLQVYVACQSMLIVLVGAVPRYHIDQEGIPASRAELAKHIRFASNFTSIVTEWYLIDREAYKVSLASSLFFAGLLIGNITFGPLSDKLGRKPVYISGLFFDVIFGYVTALAPNYDIFAISRFFVGIVNGGMALVSFVLTQEYVGKSFWSFTGSLTNMTFAVGIAVFALLGYCIREWRYLALVSNSPGVFFLLLSFMLPESPRWLYSQGKTAEAEDVLQYIALCNGKERLNLKLKPSAGTLRKDESAPGILNLVKQPVLRWRTILLMYIWYVCSFVYYGLTLNAGDLRGNLYLNVALSGLAEVPAFPLCMFFIEKSWSGRRKTMTCFLTFAGLACVFAMFLPTNAGLLLGPTLLALCGKMMVSAAFNILYIYTSELYPTVLRNAGLGACSMSCRFGGILAPFVPSMKSLSPSVPFVVFGITGLSAGFLTLLLPETLNKPIAESIDDLQSPRYQVLKNEEAEQSS; from the exons ATGCCAcgcgctccgcccgccccgTTCGGCGGCTGTGGCGGAGCTCTCGTTCCAAACCCCCCCCCGACAGTCCTCGCTGGGCCGGGGCCGGTCCTGCCCCCGCGCCGGCAGCGGGTGAGGCTTTACGGCCGAGGCGGAGCTCGGCTCGGCTGGGCTCGGCTTAGCCCGGCTGGGCGCCGCTGCGGGCGGGCCatggcggcggggccggggccggggctggagctggggctggatgtGGAGGAGGCGCTGGCGGCGGCAGGGCCGTTCGGGCGCGGGCAGCGGCGCCTCACggccctgctggtgctgctgcag GTATACGTGGCTTGCCAGTCGATGCTTATTGTGCTCGTGGGAGCTGTGCCCAGGTACCACATAGACCAGGAGGGAATTCCAGCGAGCAGAGCTGAGCTTGCCAAGCACATCCGTTTTGCCAGCAACTTCACATCCATTGTCACTGAG tggtACCTAATTGACCGAGAAGCCTACAAAGTAAGCCTTGCATCATCCCTGTTTTTTGCTGGACTGCTCATTGGAAATATCACATTTGGCCCTTTGTCAGATAAACTGGGCAGGAAACCAGTGTATATCTCAG GTCTCTTTTTTGATGTCATTTTTGGGTATGTCACAGCCTTAGCTCCGAATTATGACATATTTGCGATTTCACGGTTTTTTGTTGGAATCGTGAATGGTGGAATGGCTCTTGTGTCTTTTGTCCTAACACAAGAATATGTAGGAAAATCATTTTGGTCATTtacag gttcaCTAACTAATATGACATTTGCAGTTGGCATTGctgtttttgctttgctgggtTACTGTATCAGAGAGTGGCGCTACCTCGCCTTGGTGTCGAACAGTCCAGGagtcttcttcctcctcctctcttt CATGCTCCCGGAATCTCCACGGTGGCTGTACTCCcaagggaaaacagcagaagctgaagACGTGTTGCAATATATTGCCCTttgtaatggaaaagaaagattaaatctAAAATTGAAACCAAGTGCAGGAACTCTGAGGAAGGATGAGTCAGCACCTGGAATTCTGAACTTGGTGAAACAGCCGGTCCTTCGGTGGCGAACCATCCTTCTGATGTACATCTG GTATGTCTGCAGCTTTGTGTACTATGGACTAACTTTAAATGCTGGTGATTTAAGAggaaatttgtatttaaatgtgGCTCTTTCTGGTCTTGCAGAAGTTCCAGCATTTCCTCTCTGCATGTTTTTCATTGAGAAATCCTG GTCTGGAAGACGTAAAACTATGACGTGTTTTCTGACATTTGCAGGACTTGCCTGTGTGTTTGCCATGTTTTTACCAACAAATGCTG GTCTCCTCCTGGGTCCCACTTTGTTAGCTCTGTGTGGAAAAATGATGGTCAGTGCTGCTTTCAACATCCTGTATATTTATACATCTGAGCTGTACCCAACAGTGCTGAG aaatgctggCTTGGGTGCCTGCTCCATGTCTTGCAGATTTGGGGGCATTTTGGCTCCATTTGTGCCATCTATG aagtcTCTCAGTCCTTCTGTACCGTTTGTGGTGTTTGGAATCACTGGACTGTCTGCAGGATTCCTGACTCTCCTTCTACCAGAAACACTAAATAAGCCAATTGCTGAGAGCATCGACGACCTCCAGAGTCCCAGATACCAAGTGCTTAAAAATGAAGAGGCaga GCAAAGCAGTTAG